The nucleotide window ATTATTTATCATCCTATCCCAGCCACACAGCTAGCTACAATGGCCCGAGTAACCCTCGGAATAGTTTGGACTGAAACTTTAATTTCAGTTTGGTTTCTCTATTGGATTGTGTTTGGTTAGTTTAAATGGCTGAGAATCTAAAACAATCTGGTGTAGTTTGGATTATGTCAACTACTGGATTGGACTGGTTTGGTCTGGACACAGACGATTTGGTCTCAAACCGTTTCAATCTGTGGACAGAATTCAGTTTCTCGACTAAATAGTACAAGACGGCCATCTTCCAGTTCGCTTCACACAATACACACGCACGTATTTAACTCAATTCAGTCCATCCATCAATGGCGTGCATGGAGGCATTGAGCATGAGTGGTCTGTCCGTGATTCCGATGCAGTACGTGCGGTCTGAAGATGTCGTCGACGTGGCTGGTTTCGACGCCACCAACCCGGACTCTCCCTTCAATGTCACCTGCGTGTCCGACGTGCCCGCGGCTGCGTCATGCATGTGGCCGGCCGTGGCATCCCGGCGGACCTCATCGACGCGCTGCTCCCCGCCGGCTCCGGCTGCGGACAACGCACGCTCGCCGGGCACTCGCCCGTGTACGTCCATGTCAACAAAAGCTTACGAGTGCACATCAGCGTGCTCGCGCCTTGGCTCCTCGCATCCTCTCCCTCGGATGGGTGGGCAAGCACGTCGATCCTCACGAGCATGGGTAGCGCGAGCACGCCCGCTTCTTGTGTCCACGGTTTCAGACCGCAAATTCAGTCCAAAAACGAAATATAATTTGGATGGGTTTGGTTAGAAAACGTACATAGTTTGGTTTGGTCTGGATAATGATAGTGAAATTTTGGATTGGATTGGTTTGGATGGAAGAGATAGAGTCGTATGGTTTGGGTTGGCTTCAGTTTGGTTTTGAAACTATTACCAGGTTTAGGCCCGAGGGCCTAAATATTATTCGGCCCATGAAAGAATACAATGATCCAGCTCAGCCTACTCAGCAGGGCCTATTTGTCTCAAAAAAAATAAATCATCAGGGCCTATTTGCCTATTTGGATTTCAGACAATAAACCCACGGAGAGGGTTAGAAGACGGCGAAATATCCGCAACGAGCTCGTGGAAATGGCGACGACGGTGGTGCCGCTCGCCGCGGCCATGGCCGCCGCTCCAAGGTCTCGCCTCCGGGGCGCCCCAGACCTCTCCCCGTTCCTCGGGATCCGCCCGCTCCTCTGCCGCTCTCCGCGCGGCGTCGCCTGCGCCCTTCGCCGACCTTCCAAGTACAAGGTACTTCGCCTCACAAGCAGCTCCATCTCCCCACCGTTTTGCGGTTGGTGCGTAGTTATGTGGCAGGAAGGATTAGGTTGGGAGTAGTTAGGCACACTTGGGAGCAATTTAGATGGCGATACACCTGTCGGGAATTGATGAGACCTTGTTTATGTAAAAGCCTAGCCGTGTGGATAACCTTGTGGTGATTGATGAACTGTATATACTCCCAGCGTTGGGGGATTTGAATGACAGTAATTGTCGTGGCATTTGTTGTACAGGCTGTGTGGCAACTATAGGGGGGGTTTGTTATGTGGCCATAATTAACAAAATCTTCTGTATTCCAGAATAAAATTAAGAACGAGGTGGTGGTAGCAGAGGATGACATTGATGGCGGTGAcgagaacgacgacgacgacgagggTGGGTTGGAAGCGCTTTTCAAGCAGCtggaagaagatctgaagaacgaCGATTTGTCTGtcgaggatgatgatgatgatgaaataTCAGAGGAAGACATGGCCAGGTTTGAACAGGTATTGGCAGAAGCCATTGGAGATGTCGATGTTGCTGATGAATCTGCAGTAGATTTGGTGTCAGGCTCcgaagttgctggtaatgatgaGGCAGCAGATCCAGTCGAACGGCCAGAGCTCAAAAGCTGGCAGCTCCGGAGATTGGCTCGTGCAATGCAAATCGGTCGGCGTAAAACTAGTGTAAGCAGATAAATATCCGCTTGAGTTTCGTTTCAGTTTCAGTTTTTAAATCAGCACCATTTCTCTTACTTTGAAAGGGCTCCTTGACATACATATGTAATTCAAAACTGATTTCCACCCTTGTGCCTTGAATTGATTTCCTTGCAGATAAAGAATCTTGCAGGGGAGCTTGGCCTGGATAGGGGTTTGGTCATTGAATTGCTCCGCAATCCGCCTCCAGAACTTCTACTTATGTCTGATTCTTTGCCTGATGAAGCACCCTCTAAACCTGAAACTAAGGAAATAGAGCCCTCTCCAGTAGCTGATGAGGTTGTAGTTGATGAGATTGATGCCACTGAAGCCAATCCACAGATGGACCTCCCGGTTCATGTCATGAGCACAGAATGGTCTGCGCAGAAAAGGCTGAAAAAGGCGCAACTGGAAACACTGGAAAAAGTTTACTTCAAATCCAAACGCCCCACTGTAAGTATTTTTTACGTGAAGACCACGTTCACTATATATTTTCTATTGCTTAAATTCCCAGCTTGGTTTTTGTAAATGTATCATCACTTACTTTGCTGTTGCATTATTACAGAATACTATGATCAGTAGCATAGTTCAAGTTACAAGCCTTCCACGAAAGACCATTATTAAGTGGTTTGAGGATAGAAGGGAGCAAGATGGTGTACCAGACCGTCGCGCCGCATACATGAGATCCCTATCTGAGACGGTGGCTAGTTGATAACTTCAGATAAGCTTGTGTTATAGTGTTCTCTTTTAGGTCTGAACTACGTAGGAATTTGTAAATTCAAACTGTGAAATGCAACCAGTTTCATAAGGCCAACACGGCGTATCTTTTATTGCTTGCTCTGAGATCGGCCAATGTGACAGGTACAACTCCCAACTGTCATCATCCCATTATTATTGGCTTCACTATGGACCACCATTTTGTCTATTCATTTCAGTGGCAGTTAGTTCATGGTCAGTTGACCGGACACCAATTTTCCTTACGGTAAGGACCATGGATCCTTTCACTTTCTTGTTGATGAATTTCCTGGTGTGGAAGCCTGGCATTTCACATGACCCATGTCCTAGCCCGGTTTACTTGGGACAAGTGGACAGTAATTTTTCTGGTTATGTTACCCACTTGATGCAAGACTTTCAACAGTATTAGACTATTAGGTACTCTGGTGTGGTGCTTTAATATAAAGTTTTCTGACATTGAATGCCACATGTTTGAAGAAGGTCCTGACAGCGTAGCTAACACCTGCGCATTGGCAGCGTGAAGTACGGAGTATTTGATTTTTCACATTATGAGCTGAATCTCTGCAATCTTGGTAGGCTAATTTTAACGAACTACCAGGTAGATCAAGTACATGCATCTTTGCACCTACTATAATCAAGTACATGCATTTTGGGCTTTGGACTGATGAGTCAGTTCAGCTGTCCTCACTCTTCACTGGTCATGGGGTCATCACAGGCTCAGATGGTAGGCATTATTGTCCGTGGTACAGACAACTAAGTGTATGCACCGAGCGCACCTCTTGACACTTCTTTAGAACTATTACCTCCGTTCAGAattataagatgttttggatatttcaatatggactacatacggactgaaatgagcgaacaaacacactaaaatgCGTCTATATAATTCGGAACGGGGGGAGTATATTTTTACACCTTTAACAGAAAAATCCAGGACTTCAGATTTAGCTTCACATACCCATAACTATCGGTGTTATTAATCCTTGCAAGTTGCAACTCTGATGAGTTATGTTCTGGAGTTTTCACCATTCATAGCAGATGTGCTTGGCATCAACGAGCACACACCATTCATATTTCATAGCAGCTGTGCTTGGTATCAGCGAGCACACGCCACATATTTATTGGCGTTGGGGCAGCTGGAGAAATCAAGTAGCCTATCACTCATCAGAAAGAAATCATGTGGAAAGAGAAAGAATGGGGAGGTAACAACTGGGGATAATGAGGATGGAAAGGAAGGAGAGCCTGGAGTTTATGTAATAGAGAAATGCTACCAGGGACAAAGACATGAGCGGATAGCCGGATATAGGGGTGAAAGAAATTGGAAGAAAAATGTTGGCAGTCTGTATCATCTATTCTTAGATGATATAGCCAGTGGATTGTACACATCTCTTTATTGACAATCTTCCGGCCACCTTCCACTCTACCCAGCGTAATGATGATTGGTTGTTCGCTGATGCTGACTGGAGCCGAAATACAATTGCATTTTCCCTTGGCTGGCTTTGCTTTCTCTTGGGCCCTCTGCACTTCTTATTCAGACGCACCGTTTCTTCATCGACAGAGTTATGGTGGCGATCGCCGTCCATATGAAAGGTAAGATTCCTGCTACACTATTTTCTCTGCTATGTTCATCATCTTTATTATGCCGACGCATATCATACATACACCATAAACCTCTTTGTGGATCCTCTTGTGTTGACACATCACTTGCACTTCACATCAGATCAGGGCCAACTAGTGCATCCATTTGCGCAGGTCGCTCTCTGCGAATTATCTTGGCCCTGTAGTGGGTTTGGTGATGCTTACCGGTTGCTCATGGGCACAGTTGGGCTCTCTTCCCTCCACATGCCCGTGATGGAAAAGTATTACCGGCGCATGTGGATCAGAATAGTAGTTTAATCTGACAGCTCTTGTCCTGTTTTAACTGAACGTAGACTAATCTCTCCATAGGTTTGTTAGTAGTAGTAGTAGGTTATGGGAGGAGACAGGCCCTGGTAGCCCTCAGTGCCACCGGCTGTTGACTGCTCTCCTGTCTGTACGTTAATGGCCGTCCCTTTCCCTTCACATATATACATACGCACAGGAGGCCTGGGAAGGCAAAGCACCAACCTCAGGAGACACATCCTCCTTGCCTCTTGTGTTCTCTTCTCCATAGCTTGCAGATAAGCAAAGCTTGTCCGTTGCGCGGGGAGGGGAGGTGGACAGGTGCGGATGGAAGGGTTGCAGAGATCGTCCTCGACTTTCAGACGGTCCGGCTCGTCGGGCCTGGTGTGGGACGAGCGGTTCCTGACCGAGGGCGCCGAGGCGCAGGCCGCCAGCGAGGGCGGCGCCGATGACGCCCAGCCGGAGATGCGGCGCTCCCGGAGCACCGGCGGCGTCGGGATGATGCTgcgccggggcggcgacgacaagaagcagcagcagcagaaaAAGAAGGAGCAACAAGGCCAGAAGAAGAAGGACGAGGAGCGCGATCCCCAGGTGTTCCGGACCAAGGAGGTGGCCCCGGACGTGGACCCGCCGTCGCCGAGGGTGTCCGGCTGCATCCTCTGCGCCATCTTCGGGGGCTCCGGCTCCGGCTCCGGCTCCAGCCCCGCGGCGCGCCGAGGCCGCGCCAAGCCGAAGAGGAAGCAACGGCCGGCGGCGTGAAGCTTGATCGGGCCATGGTGGGTGCCATGCGAGCTGTGTTTATACTGGAGTGATGATGATGGTATACTACTGATATTGGTTGGTTTGTATTGTACTCCGCTCTGCGTTACCGCGTAGCTAGTAGTCCATACGTGTCAGGTTAGTTCCTCTTTTTTGGGTCAGTTTCTGGATTCAGATCCGTGAGCTGAGCAGCTGCTGTTGAGATCTGTGGTGTTCTCTCTTGATCTGGTGCATGGCCTTTCCCCTCTGGAGCCGCTGGGCGTTGGTTGCTTGATTGGTTGCATGTGAGTGTGAGGTGTTGCTACTGTTGCTGCCGTGTTGCATGTATGGAGTTGCAACCATAAACAATCGATTGGGCGGCAAAACATTTGGGCGTGGGGCATGTGTGTTCATGCTGCCCAAGCTATGGCGAATTTCCTCGTCCTTGCTTTGGAATCTTTTCTTTTGTATTACCTCCATCGCAAATGATTTGTTCAGACACGGATATATCTGACACTAAAACATGCCTAAATACATCGGTACATAGACAAATCTAAAACAAATAATTCTAGACGACGGGAGTAGCAAATAACACGCAAGAGCTTATTTCCTATTTGGGGAAGTTTTTGACTCACCAGAAGTAAACATCTTGATATGAAGTCTATTTTTACTTTGTGCTAGACCAAAAAGAGTTCTGCACCTCTTCCTTTTTCATAGCCCAAACTGGCAGAAACATGAATCATGGCGAGAGAGAAAAGTTGGAACGGCGTGCCTCCTCCTAGCACGAAAAGAAGAATCAAGAAGGCTCGATCCGATTCATAATTGCGCGTGGCAGGGGCAAGACAGGCACATGAAGGTCCCAAGTAACAGCCAGCAGAAAATAGAAACATCACATGGGCCGGCCACATGATGATCTCCTCCGTTTCATGACCCTGTCCCCGGGTCCCGTCCCGTCTGCTCGCCGAGTTGGACGTGGACCGCCGTCCGTTCCGGCCACCCGCGCCGACACCGACATGCCGCATTCCTCTTCTCAGGCCTTGGATCCATGCAGCCGACACCGCCGTATCTGTAGCATGGCGACTGGCGACGTTTTCTCCGATGTACGCACGCGAGTTTCTACTGTGCTGTGTATATATCTATGTCGTACTTTCTCCGTAAAAAAATATAAAAGCATTTAGATTACTAAAAGAGAGGGAGTACTTAGGAAtttaaaaatgaaaaaaatagcGAGCTTATGCTAGGTCGATAACATAATTTTGACCTTGCCAAGAACAAAAGTCTTTGTTGGGTTGGTGAACATTTGGTGGGTATTCGATCTCGAGCTTTTTTTCATTTGCTGGTCATACAACCGATGCTGGTCCTTAGATGGTTTGGTCGTTCAGCTGTGACGACGTTTATGGTCAACGCGTGCATGCGATTCGTTAATGGTCAAAAAAATTATCTGTTTGACCACCAATTGTTCCCAGCCGTTGTCCACACTTTTCCCTTTAAACACACATGTTTGGACGACCGTGATGTAAAGATCGATTGTGGTATGAACCGGTCACTTAATTTGGTTCAAACCTACCAACTAGATTGATTATTATGGAGTAGTGCTACTAAAATGTTATGTTATATATGGGGCACTTTCGAGCTGTATGGAGTACTTACTAGTCCGGCATGACAGCGCAAGTTTTTGTTAGTATTATTAGGACATCTTTAACGGCAACCCATAAATTTTCTCTCGTATATGTTCACGGACACGGATGCGAGAGGCTGGCCGCTTACATTCAACCCGCATTTTAACtagagaaaattccttatttgacaccaTCTTAAAATCTGCTTCTTTATTTGACACTGGAAAAAatttcttccctatttgacacaAGTTCTAAATTTTATTTCCTATATGACATTTCCGTTCATTTTGAGActaaatgacacctgaaaagactCTTTTACCCCTCATGTGGTATGTGTGTGGGGGGCAATAGCGCACACACGCAGCACCAGTGTGAGGGCAGGAGCACACACGCGAcaacacatacacatgcaccaacacacacgcaacaacacacacgtgcacacacgcacacacacgcagcaacacacatgcacgcgcgcacacacacgcaACGACACGCATGCACACGCGCGCGCACACGCAGCAACACACACGCAGCACACACACACGCAGGCAGCACATATGACCCAGTATACTCGTTGATACTGCATCTTTTTTCTGGTACGTCAATAGCATGAAGAGCAAAGGATATCACCTAAACAACATTAACCCATTGATTCCGACTTACGTCGAGATGCTCCACCAACTAGCTGCTGCCACCACCGACACCAAACTAGATCTACCATGGGGCGAGTAGATCAAGTCGCTTCCGCAACAACATATAAGGCAGGAAACCATAAAGAAGGTCGAGGCTTCGAACACCAACACGGCCAAAACCGAGCACCACGACCAAACATACATTTCTGAGGCAACCATCCCGACTTCTAGCCACTCCAAAGAGCATGGGCAAACTACCATCATCACCCTCCAAAGTTGTGACCCTGACATGTGTTGCAAGCTACATCCCTGCACGACATGAGCGTCAAAAGGCACCACAACACAAAATAACTATTTGTGGTCCATAGCCACCGCACTAGAATACAGAGTCCTTGCCCCAACATAAATCCAAAATGACCACCTCACCACACATGTGGCACAAAATTGTCAACCAAGTCATGGAAACCGTAGCCCCTTCTCATAGAGCTATCGTTGTACCGCCTTCGATGCTCACCACCTGGCTTTCATCATCACATTGACTCATCGCCCCGACTTTCGCTAACACCCTAGAAAAGGCCAGCCTTGTGTGGCAACCACACTAATGGAAAGGTGTCTAGGTCATTTGAACACGTGAGGGGTGGGTGAGGGGGTGAGGGGCCTCCTATTCTTCGCTTATAGTGAAGGACTAGAGGCTAACACGCGCTTCGCCGCGCCGTTCTTCACTAGTGGGATTAATTCTTTTATATCTAGTAGTGTCACGGTCGGTTGTTTTGTTTGGATTTTATCAATGTTGTCTTGTGTTTTAATTACAGTATGAAGGTGTTTTTTCATTTGTATATCGTGTCGGGTTTTTGTTCGAGACAATATTTCCTAAAGGAGAATGGAGTTTTTTGGAGTGTCGTTGTGGTGTATTTACACATGTCGGTCTCGGTGCCAGTTGGTGGTGGTCGTTTGAGCCTCTTGAGAGGTCCTATCCACGCTAAAATCATGGAATTTCTGCTATAACACGCACATGGATCGGCCCACGAGCTCTCGCTCGCTTAGTTTGACTCCCCATTCCTCTAAGTCGGTTAGCTTTTTTCCGCTCACCCCACTGCTCGCTCAGAAAAATGGACTATTTAAAAAAGGTTAGTTTCATTAAAATATGTTCAAGGATTTTTCAAAAATATGTGAATTTACAAACCATGAATTGCATAAAATATTTATGAGTTTAAAATATATTCATGGATTAAAAACATTTGCAAATGAAACAAGTTTCAAATTTAAAAATTGTTCGCGAACTTTAAAAATACCCGTGAACTTAAAAATACACATGAATGTAATAAATATTAATGAAGCTAAAAATATAAATTTTTTAATGTTCGCAAATTTTAATAAGCGCTCATAATTAAAACATGTAAGAAAATAAAGAGAGAAGAGGAAATAAAACTAAGCAACAGACAACCTTACATGCAAGTCCTACAACGATCCCACAAACCCCGAAGCACCAGAGTGCTTCAAATCGTGGGATCTTGGTATCTCTATAGATATGAGCTATAACATGCAGTTGGGCTGTCTCAAGTAGCCCTTGGTTGCTCCTCCGGTGTTTCCACCTGCTCTATTTTAGTTTCGCTTTTGATGCTTTATGCCCTAAGTAAAAATGGCAGCTCCTAGCTCGAGGAAAAATAGACTACCATCTTTTGACACATTTGTTCGTGAATCAAAATATTGTTCACGGATTAAAAAATGTTAATGGATTTTTAATATTTACAAAATTAAAGAAAATATTCATAAAAATTGAAATATTAACACCTTATAAAATACTGAAAAATGAAAAATCCTTCTGAATTTAAAAAAGCATAATTTTTGAGAAATATTCACTGGTTCTTTTAATATGACTATTTAAAGATGTTCATGCATTTAGAAAAATGAAACCATACATTGGAAGAAAAAAAGACATAACAAACAGAACACCAACAAAAGCCGAACGAAAACCTATAAACAGAAAACCAAATAGGAAaagaaaacaaagacaaaaaGGCAGAAGAAAACCGAAAACCCTTCATATAAATAAACCAGGGAAAAAACAAAAGCTCAAACGCTTTTTTGTGGGGCAGCTCAAACCCAGTTGTACCGAAAGATTGAGAAAATAGCCCGAACTGGGCCGGTCCAACAGGGACGGGGTGCAGAATTTGTACGTGGGCAAGATACCGCTAAAAAAACGTGGGCAAGAGTAGGAAATTCCCACGGCTGTCAGAAAGAAAAACAGCAGGCAGATTCTATATTGTTAAGAAAAAGAAAAGGTTTGGAACAAAGTCATGATTCCGAGGAACCGAGGGGAATGGCGGCATGCGGTGCTTCGGAACGGAGAAGAAGCAATGCACGCAAAGTTTGCACATGCGCTGTTGTGGACTTTCCGGGGAAGAAAACAACTCGCTTTTCATTAGGCGACACATACACAAGAAAGGCTACGCAGGATTGACGTGCATGGGCATCACTTTATTGCACATATAGAAAAAACATATCTGCATGTTGTACAACAGTTATGTTGATAGAACAGGGTGTCACCCTGTTGGTTAGGATAGCACACTATCTAGCCCATCCAGTTCGAGTCACGGAGTAACCAATGGTGTTTGGATGGTCTTGGTTTTTTTCGGCTATGTCGAGCATTCATGGAGCTGCCAAGGTGGCTATAGGACAAGTTTAAGGGTGTCATCCTGTTGGTCAGGATAACACGCTATCTAGCCCAACCGGTTCGAGTCACAGAGTGACCCATGGTGCTTGGATGGTCTCGGTTTTTTCCGGCTATGTCGAGCAATCATGGAGCTACCAAGGTGGCTAGGACAAGTTTAAGGGTGTTGATGTGCACATCATAGGAGCATCTCCGACAAATGATACTTCCTCTATTTATGTATATGAAGCcatttcattttttttcttcaatTTTTGACTTGTGATTTTGGTCAAGATAATATGAGTTATATGTCAAAGAAAATATGCTATTTGGAATTGAAAACTAATATATGAACATAAAGTTTAAACATGCCACAATTACATGGGATAAGATGTATACCCTATTTAGAATGCACTAATATAATATAATATAATGGTTGTATGTGATCTTGACATGACATACTCTCTCTACCATGTCGCCGTCAAACGGTTAATCGGTCGCCGATCTTGAGCCCATCAAGCTTGGTGTCGACGGGAGGGGAGGAGTGGTGGCCTTTCTGGGCCTAGAGTGGCGGCGACCTATAGTGCACTACTCTTCCTTGCTGCTGGCGACGCCCACGGACGTGCCGGCTTTGTGGTCGTGGCGGTGGGCCATGACCTTGGCGACGTCATCCTCCTCGTCGTCAGTCTCACTAAACACTGCCTCGCTCGCCTCATCGCACTCCTTGTAGGGGGCCGCCACCCGCTGGCGGTAGCGCCAACGGGCAAGGTGGATCTCGGGGGCGGAGCGGTAGGAATTGAACAGTGCCTCCTGCTCCGCCAGGTCCGTGTCCGGCATGACCGCCCTGTCAGCGGCGAGCCGCTCCttcgcctgcaggtgctcctggaggaggtGGTTGTTGTAGGCGGTGTCGGCCTACGCCTCCCAGAACTGCTCCTCTCGCACCATGTCCATGTAATGGGCACAgacctcgccgatggtcatgatGCAATGCATCGGCGATggtggcgcggaggagggggtggcgccGGCTCGTCGGCGGCAACGTCCTCCATTGGGACTTCGTCGTCCTCCAGTTGCCTGCCGGACAGCAATAGTGGCCATCTCCTTCTTCTGGTCCAGCATCAGCCCGTCCCAGAGAGCTTTGACAGGGGAGAAATCCATGGAGGGAGTTGTGCGAAGAGGGATCAGAGGTGGACGACAACGGTTATGGTCGGGGCTGTGGTTTATATAGTAATGGCGGGTGGCAGAGGGACGGACGGGTGACGCCGGAGGAGACGCCTCGGCAACCACGTGCCATCAAATGTGGGCGGTAGACGAACGAACAGGCGGCCGTCATGTCGTTTGAACGAGCAGCAGTCGCCTGCACTGggaagcggcgcgggcggcgctcTATCGGCCGGTGCGCCGCTTCAATGTCGGCGTGAGTAAGCGGTCGCGTCTGTTCTGACCGGGCATGAATGTGGGCACAAATGATCTAGAGTGTCGCTGACTATTTCGGACGAAAAGCACGAGCGCGAGGAAAGAAGGGGTTTTGGTGGGCTAGGGAGATGAGAAGCATGCATGTGAGCGATCCAGAGTCTCACAAAGTCTCTGCATTTATCTCTGATTTATGAGAGAAAATATATCCGAATTACGCCACGTATCGATACAGAATCGCGTTGGATAGCTTCCGCTGCGGTCCGTAGACTGGAGATCCGCGGATTCAAAGCGATCGTTCAAAGCCATGGCAGGGCACTCGCCCACTCTCCCTCATCTTGTCTTACTTGAGCACCGGCAGCCATCATCCGCCTCCCATTAAGAACTCCAGACCGTCACCATGGCTGCCTCTTCTCCTCCCAAGTCCCAACCCATCACTATGGGGCCTCTTCCGCCGCTCGTATTAGCACTCTTTCTCCTACCTCTCCTCTACTTGTTCTTCAGGGGCGGTAGCAAGGGACGATCGACACAGGGAGCAAGAAACGCTCCCGGGCCGCCGAAAC belongs to Triticum urartu cultivar G1812 chromosome 7, Tu2.1, whole genome shotgun sequence and includes:
- the LOC125518497 gene encoding protein OVEREXPRESSOR OF CATIONIC PEROXIDASE 3, whose amino-acid sequence is MATTVVPLAAAMAAAPRSRLRGAPDLSPFLGIRPLLCRSPRGVACALRRPSKYKNKIKNEVVVAEDDIDGGDENDDDDEGGLEALFKQLEEDLKNDDLSVEDDDDDEISEEDMARFEQVLAEAIGDVDVADESAVDLVSGSEVAGNDEAADPVERPELKSWQLRRLARAMQIGRRKTSIKNLAGELGLDRGLVIELLRNPPPELLLMSDSLPDEAPSKPETKEIEPSPVADEVVVDEIDATEANPQMDLPVHVMSTEWSAQKRLKKAQLETLEKVYFKSKRPTNTMISSIVQVTSLPRKTIIKWFEDRREQDGVPDRRAAYMRSLSETVAS
- the LOC125518498 gene encoding MAPK kinase substrate protein At1g80180-like, whose amino-acid sequence is MEGLQRSSSTFRRSGSSGLVWDERFLTEGAEAQAASEGGADDAQPEMRRSRSTGGVGMMLRRGGDDKKQQQQKKKEQQGQKKKDEERDPQVFRTKEVAPDVDPPSPRVSGCILCAIFGGSGSGSGSSPAARRGRAKPKRKQRPAA